In one Paenibacillus antri genomic region, the following are encoded:
- a CDS encoding HD-GYP domain-containing protein, with amino-acid sequence MRLHVTKLHAGDMLRQHVFAPTGLHIMAPGTVITDVHIALLLRHQIEYVEIMDARANDASSGHVPEPPFQAQYDKAVGQMKTMFDQAYHVGFVTPEEIDKSYDPLIESMQQETDIVGLLLTLNSKDDYTYEHCIQVGMLSYFIAKWLGHAEEEAYDIGKAGFLHDIGKSKIHRTILLKPSRLTDEEYEQIKKHTEYGYEIIMKSLNDRMAAYAALQHHERANGKGYPFGITYDWVQPASKIVAVADIYSAMISSRVYQQKQDLFVVLKELYALSFSELDPKIAQTFIRRMIPNFIGKEAMLSNGQVGEIVMNHTTELFQPLVRIGSEFLDLSRVDVEIEKIVN; translated from the coding sequence ATGCGGCTGCACGTAACGAAACTCCATGCGGGCGACATGCTCCGGCAGCATGTCTTCGCGCCGACCGGACTCCATATTATGGCGCCGGGCACGGTTATCACGGACGTTCATATCGCCCTGCTGCTGAGACATCAAATCGAATACGTCGAAATTATGGACGCTCGGGCGAACGACGCGTCGTCGGGGCACGTTCCCGAGCCGCCGTTCCAGGCGCAATACGATAAGGCGGTCGGCCAGATGAAGACGATGTTCGATCAAGCGTACCATGTCGGCTTCGTAACGCCCGAGGAAATCGATAAGTCGTATGACCCGTTGATCGAATCGATGCAGCAGGAAACCGATATCGTCGGCCTTCTCTTAACCCTCAATTCCAAGGACGACTATACATACGAGCATTGCATTCAAGTCGGCATGCTCTCCTACTTTATCGCCAAGTGGCTCGGCCACGCGGAGGAAGAAGCTTACGACATCGGCAAGGCCGGCTTCCTGCACGACATCGGGAAGAGCAAGATTCACCGGACGATTCTGCTCAAGCCCTCGCGCCTGACCGACGAGGAATACGAGCAAATCAAGAAGCACACCGAATACGGCTATGAAATCATTATGAAAAGCTTGAACGACCGCATGGCCGCCTACGCGGCGCTGCAGCACCACGAGCGCGCCAACGGCAAGGGTTATCCGTTCGGCATCACGTACGATTGGGTGCAGCCGGCGTCGAAGATCGTCGCGGTCGCGGACATCTACAGCGCGATGATTTCGTCGCGGGTGTATCAACAAAAGCAGGACCTGTTCGTCGTGTTGAAAGAGTTGTACGCTTTAAGCTTCAGCGAGCTCGACCCGAAGATCGCGCAGACGTTCATCCGGCGCATGATTCCGAACTTCATCGGCAAGGAAGCGATGCTGTCGAACGGCCAGGTCGGGGAAATCGTCATGAACCACACGACGGAGCTGTTTCAGCCGCTCGTCCGCATCGGATCCGAGTTTCTCGATCTGTCGCGCGTCGACGTGGAAATCGAAAAGATCGTC
- a CDS encoding DUF4097 family beta strand repeat-containing protein yields MKRWTIIAAAAMLATTTGCGFGGAKEETRELSLPADGVTKFAVRTGSGDVTLEGADGLEAIEATATVRLGSTGSFDEDVEFTLTRDGDGATLTTGFETNGWIPSLLAPRSMDVTVRIPRAMAVTIEDGSGDLVVRNVGGTLVVLDGSGDADIAEIGGATTVTDGSGSLRIERVDGNLVVTDGSGDATVKDVTGSLTITDGSGDIDVDGVGGDLIVTDDGSGDLRSVGVQGRTITE; encoded by the coding sequence ATGAAAAGATGGACGATCATCGCGGCGGCCGCGATGCTGGCGACGACGACCGGCTGCGGCTTCGGGGGCGCGAAGGAAGAGACGAGAGAGCTGTCGCTTCCGGCCGACGGGGTTACGAAGTTCGCGGTGCGGACAGGGAGCGGAGACGTTACGCTGGAAGGCGCGGACGGGCTCGAGGCGATCGAAGCGACGGCGACCGTCCGACTCGGGTCGACCGGTTCCTTCGACGAGGACGTCGAGTTTACGCTAACGCGAGACGGCGACGGCGCGACGCTGACGACCGGCTTCGAGACGAACGGCTGGATTCCGTCCTTGCTCGCGCCGCGGTCGATGGATGTGACGGTGCGCATTCCGCGGGCGATGGCGGTTACGATCGAAGACGGCTCCGGCGATCTGGTCGTTCGCAACGTCGGAGGGACGCTCGTCGTGCTGGACGGCTCGGGAGACGCCGACATCGCGGAGATCGGCGGCGCGACGACCGTCACGGACGGTTCCGGCTCGCTGCGCATCGAGCGCGTCGACGGAAATCTCGTCGTCACGGACGGCTCGGGCGACGCGACGGTCAAGGACGTGACCGGTTCGCTTACGATCACGGACGGCAGCGGCGACATCGACGTCGACGGCGTGGGCGGCGATCTGATCGTAACCGACGACGGCTCCGGCGACCTGCGGTCGGTCGGGGTCCAAGGACGAACGATAACGGAATAA
- a CDS encoding DoxX family protein — protein MFNTFLRTNRYAAAALFFLRFYLGYQWFTHGLEKLNAPEPFNAAGFLAGAVGKATGDHPAVQGWWADFLTAFAIPNADVFSFLVLWGEILAGLGLMLGCFTTVAALGALAMNFAFLLSGTTSTNPQMAIMGLFVLVAGANAGRYGADRWVLPYFKAAVGNLFGRKPKNDGRGKTPTRGAFVG, from the coding sequence ATGTTCAACACGTTCCTTAGAACAAACCGCTACGCAGCCGCAGCGCTCTTCTTCCTTAGATTCTACCTCGGCTATCAATGGTTCACGCACGGTCTCGAGAAGCTGAACGCGCCCGAGCCGTTCAACGCGGCGGGCTTCCTCGCCGGCGCCGTCGGAAAAGCGACCGGCGATCATCCGGCCGTCCAAGGCTGGTGGGCGGACTTCTTGACCGCCTTCGCCATTCCGAACGCCGACGTCTTCTCGTTCCTCGTCCTCTGGGGCGAAATTCTCGCCGGTCTCGGTCTCATGCTCGGCTGCTTCACTACCGTCGCCGCTCTCGGCGCCCTGGCCATGAACTTCGCGTTCCTGCTCTCGGGCACGACGTCGACGAACCCGCAAATGGCGATCATGGGCCTCTTCGTCCTCGTCGCCGGCGCCAACGCAGGCCGCTACGGCGCGGACCGTTGGGTGCTCCCGTACTTCAAGGCCGCCGTCGGCAACCTGTTCGGCCGCAAGCCGAAGAACGACGGCCGCGGCAAGACGCCTACCCGCGGCGCCTTCGTCGGCTAA
- a CDS encoding NAD(P)H-dependent oxidoreductase, which produces MTNTLVIVAHPRLAEGSRINKKLVEAVASIEGVTVRDLYRTYPDERIDPEAEQRLLEAHERIVLQFPFWWYSSPHLLKKWTDEVLTYGWAYGPGGDKLRGKSLGLAVSTGGAESAFQAGGYNQYTMSELTRPFQATASLVGMTFRPIFSVHGSMLCDDETLSRRAAEYAAYVTAERETAIHA; this is translated from the coding sequence ATGACGAACACGCTGGTTATCGTAGCGCATCCCCGCTTGGCGGAAGGCTCCCGCATCAATAAGAAGCTGGTCGAAGCGGTCGCGTCGATCGAGGGCGTAACCGTACGCGATTTATACCGGACGTATCCGGACGAGCGGATCGACCCCGAGGCGGAGCAACGGCTGTTAGAGGCGCATGAGCGCATCGTGCTGCAGTTCCCGTTCTGGTGGTACAGCTCGCCCCATCTCTTGAAGAAGTGGACGGACGAAGTGCTTACTTACGGCTGGGCGTACGGCCCCGGCGGCGACAAGCTGCGCGGGAAGTCGCTCGGGCTCGCCGTCTCGACCGGCGGCGCCGAGAGCGCCTTCCAGGCCGGCGGGTACAACCAGTACACGATGAGCGAGTTGACGAGACCGTTCCAAGCGACGGCGTCGCTCGTCGGCATGACGTTCCGGCCGATCTTCTCGGTGCACGGCTCGATGCTGTGCGACGACGAGACGCTGTCGCGGCGGGCGGCAGAATACGCCGCTTACGTGACGGCCGAACGCGAGACGGCGATTCATGCGTAA
- a CDS encoding FAD:protein FMN transferase, whose product MKGNLLRNLALASALFASAALAGCSGEAAAGGGSEARAETYFIFDTVVTVKVFDERADDATFEHIRELLERIDATMSRQVETSEISGVNRMAGVEPVRVSEETFRLVEKGIRYWKDSGGKFDPAIGPLVDVWDIGSDAPRKPSVEEIQSASALVDADNVVLDDTATSIYLTEPGMSLDLGAIAKGYAGDVVADYLRAEGLNSAIVDLGGNIVAVGEKAAGKPWTIGVQDPEDARGASIGSLKAVDQTIVSSGVYERFFIEDGVRYHHILDPATGYPVDNELLSVTILTERSADADALSTAAFALGLADGMAFVESTEKTEAVFITASREVYLSSGLRDSFRLTSDKYALK is encoded by the coding sequence ATGAAAGGGAACCTCTTACGAAACCTCGCATTGGCTTCCGCGCTGTTCGCGTCCGCCGCGCTCGCCGGCTGTTCGGGCGAAGCGGCGGCGGGCGGCGGCTCGGAGGCGAGGGCGGAGACGTATTTCATTTTCGATACGGTCGTTACCGTGAAGGTGTTCGACGAGCGGGCGGACGACGCCACGTTCGAGCACATTCGGGAGCTGCTGGAGCGCATCGACGCGACGATGAGCCGACAGGTAGAGACGAGCGAGATTTCGGGCGTGAACCGGATGGCGGGCGTCGAGCCCGTTCGCGTCTCGGAGGAGACGTTCCGGCTCGTCGAGAAAGGGATCCGATATTGGAAAGACTCCGGCGGCAAATTCGACCCGGCGATCGGGCCGTTGGTCGATGTGTGGGACATCGGATCGGATGCGCCCCGGAAGCCGTCCGTGGAGGAAATCCAGTCCGCCTCGGCGCTCGTCGACGCCGACAACGTCGTTCTGGACGACACGGCGACCTCGATCTACTTGACCGAGCCGGGCATGTCGCTCGACCTCGGCGCCATCGCCAAAGGGTACGCCGGCGACGTGGTCGCCGACTACCTGCGGGCGGAAGGCTTGAACAGCGCCATCGTGGACCTCGGCGGCAACATCGTGGCGGTCGGCGAGAAGGCCGCCGGCAAGCCGTGGACGATCGGCGTTCAAGACCCGGAGGACGCGCGCGGCGCTTCGATCGGCTCGCTGAAAGCCGTCGATCAGACGATCGTCAGCTCCGGCGTGTACGAGCGGTTCTTTATCGAGGACGGCGTTCGCTACCATCACATCCTCGATCCGGCGACCGGGTACCCGGTCGATAACGAGTTATTGAGCGTTACGATTTTGACGGAACGGTCGGCGGACGCGGACGCGCTGTCGACGGCGGCGTTCGCGCTCGGCCTTGCGGACGGCATGGCGTTCGTAGAGTCGACGGAGAAGACGGAAGCGGTGTTTATCACCGCATCGCGCGAGGTGTACTTGTCCAGCGGACTTCGCGATTCGTTCCGGCTGACGTCCGACAAATACGCGCTGAAGTAA